The following proteins are co-located in the Triticum aestivum cultivar Chinese Spring chromosome 1A, IWGSC CS RefSeq v2.1, whole genome shotgun sequence genome:
- the LOC123117142 gene encoding ribonuclease 1-like: MALRTALLCLLGMLIASPAIAVSDSGIYYQIGLMWPGAYCAQTTRGCCMPRSPVVPATDFYVSGFTVFNATTDAPETSCSGTPFNSGEILEISGLRQFWSNIKCPSNNGQSSWKSAWKTSGVCSGLDDKAYFQAAIALRSKINPLSRLVSKGIKPDFGLYSLEKIKKVIQAGTGVTPVIQCSKGPFDKFQLYQIFICVAGDAKTLIECPKPQKFTCSDEILFHPFKKWMLKQAASSVSYAEAFEVAGAAMGY; the protein is encoded by the exons ATGGCTTTGAGGACAGCACTGCTGTGCCTTCTTGGCATGCTGATAGCTTCCCCTGCCATTGCCGTTTCTGATTCTGGTATCTACTACCAGATTGGTTTGATG TGGCCGGGAGCATACTGCGCGCAGACCACCCGCGGGTGCTGCATGCCCAGGAGCCCCGTGGTGCCGGCGACCGACTTCTACGTATCGGGCTTTACCGTCTTCAACGCGACGACCGACGCCCCGGAGACCAGCTGCAGCGGCACTCCTTTCAACTCCGGCGAG ATTCTGGAAATCAGCGGTCTGAGGCAGTTCTGGAGCAACATCAAGTGCCCCAGCAACAACGGCCAGAGCAGCTGGAAGAGCGCCTGGAAGACGTCCGGCGTCTGCTCCGGCCTCGACGACAAGGCCTACTTCCAAGCCGCCATTGCCCTCCGTAGCAAGATCAACCCCCTCTCTCGCCTCGTTTCCAAAG GGATCAAGCCGGACTTTGGCCTGTACAGCTTGGAGAAGATCAAGAAGGTTATCCAGGCGGGCACCGGCGTGACGCCGGTGATCCAGTGCAGCAAAGGGCCGTTCGATAAGTTCCAGCTGTACCAGATCTTCATCTGCGTGGCCGGGGACGCCAAAACGCTCATCGAGTGCCCGAAACCGCAGAAGTTCACGTGCTCCGACGAGATCCTCTTCCACCCCTTCAAGAAGTGGATGCTAAAGCAGGCCGCGTCCTCGGTGTCCTACGCCGAAGCATTCGAGGTGGCGGGCGCCGCCATGGGATACTGA
- the LOC123181837 gene encoding ribonuclease 1-like, producing MTHKQCNNPWTQWPGAYCAQTTRGCCMPRSPVVPATDFYVSGFTVFNATTDAPETSCSGTPFNSGEILEISGLRQFWSNIKCPSNNGQSSWKSAWKTSGVCSGLDDKAYFQAAIALRSKINPLSRLVSKGIKPDFGLYSLEKIKKVIQAGTGVTPVIQCSKGPFDKFQLYQIFICVAGDAKTLIECPKPQKFTCSDEILFHPFKKWMLKQAASSVSYAEAFEVAGAAMGY from the exons ATGACTCACAAGCAATGTAATAATCCATGGACACAGTGGCCGGGAGCATACTGCGCGCAGACCACCCGCGGGTGCTGCATGCCCAGGAGCCCCGTGGTGCCGGCGACCGACTTCTACGTATCGGGCTTTACCGTCTTCAACGCGACGACCGACGCCCCGGAGACCAGCTGCAGCGGCACTCCTTTCAACTCCGGCGAG ATTCTGGAAATCAGCGGTCTGAGGCAGTTCTGGAGCAACATCAAGTGCCCCAGCAACAACGGCCAGAGCAGCTGGAAGAGCGCCTGGAAGACGTCCGGCGTCTGCTCCGGCCTCGACGACAAGGCCTACTTCCAAGCCGCCATCGCCCTCCGTAGCAAGATCAACCCCCTCTCTCGCCTCGTTTCCAAAG GGATCAAGCCGGACTTTGGCCTGTACAGCTTGGAGAAGATCAAGAAGGTTATCCAGGCGGGCACCGGCGTGACGCCGGTGATCCAGTGCAGCAAAGGGCCGTTCGATAAGTTCCAGCTGTACCAGATCTTCATCTGCGTGGCCGGGGACGCCAAAACGCTCATCGAGTGCCCGAAACCGCAGAAGTTCACGTGCTCCGACGAGATCCTCTTCCACCCCTTCAAGAAGTGGATGCTAAAGCAGGCCGCGTCCTCGGTGTCCTACGCCGAAGCATTCGAGGTGGCGGGCGCCGCCATGGGATACTGA